The following DNA comes from Gemmatimonadota bacterium.
CAACAGGGCGACGCCGTCGACCAGCAGCTTCTGGAGCAGCCAGTCGAGCACGCCGATGGCGACGCCGAGCATCAGCGAGCCGATGATGACCGCACGCGTCGCCTTGATCAGCTCCGGCTTCGGCGGCCAGCTGACCTTGTCCATCTCGGCGCGCGCTTC
Coding sequences within:
- the secE gene encoding preprotein translocase subunit SecE; this encodes MTEQAGTELVAPKAGKLAATREFLVEARAEMDKVSWPPKPELIKATRAVIIGSLMLGVAIGVLDWLLQKLLVDGVALLAR